The following proteins come from a genomic window of Plasmodium sp. gorilla clade G2 genome assembly, contig: PADLG01_00_28, whole genome shotgun sequence:
- a CDS encoding secreted ookinete adhesive protein, putative, which produces MKKSTCFFLLTLLLTLAYGKGVRNKSENRTSYVHYHNNSNIKNYSAVDIFSPKKTGKECIKCLPDNFCECECSCKNKTGFSMKYRHASKGSKRYRKKMTKTSSRSRQCNDLPLEKSEQGTEPELEPEVEPEVEPEVEPEVEPEVEPEVEPEVEPEVEPEVDPETDEGTGSENKITECYSSCKSVTGVQTEECSCSCSC; this is translated from the coding sequence atgaaaaaatCTACATGTTTCTTTCTTTTAACACTCCTTCTTACGTTAGCATATGGTAAAGGGGTAAGAAACAAATCCGAAAATAGGACTTCATACGTTCATTACCacaataatagtaatataaagAACTATTCAGCCGTAGATATATTTTCACCTAAAAAAACTGGAAAGGAATGCATTAAATGTCTCCCAGACAATTTTTGTGAATGCGAATGTagttgtaaaaataaaacaggTTTTTCAATGAAATATAGACATGCAAGTAAGGGATCTAAGAGATATCGTAAAAAAATGACAAAGACATCTTCTCGTTCCAGACAATGTAATGACTTGCCACTTGAAAAATCAGAACAAGGAACTGAACCGGAATTGGAACCTGAAGTTGAACCAGAAGTCGAACCAGAAGTCGAACCTGAAGTAGAACCAGAAGTTGAACCAGAAGTCGAACCAGAAGTCGAACCCGAAGTAGAACCAGAGGTTGACCCCGAAACCGACGAAGGAACAGGatcagaaaataaaataaccgAATGCTATTCCTCCTGCA